In the genome of Bradyrhizobium arachidis, one region contains:
- a CDS encoding enoyl-CoA hydratase-related protein, translating to MTKTSDLILSTSVAPHVRLLTLNRTSKRNALSNELIVDLGATLRDAAIDEDVRCVVICGSDAFFSAGADIKEMRERGFEAIDNCARRSAWRDVANFPKPLIAAVEGICFGGGHELALLADIVIAGEGAVFGQPEINIGILPGDGATQRLTRVAGKSLAMLMILSGQSITARIAMQAGLVAEVVESGRAQIRAVQLADLIAQKPPRSAELAKAAVLAAFQTTLDAGLEFERQAIRFAFSTADQQEGMNAFFEKRPPNYLGN from the coding sequence ATGACCAAGACGTCCGATCTCATCCTGTCCACATCTGTCGCGCCCCACGTGCGCCTTTTGACGCTGAATAGGACATCGAAACGAAACGCCTTGAGCAACGAACTGATTGTGGATCTAGGCGCGACCTTGCGCGATGCCGCAATTGACGAAGATGTCCGCTGTGTCGTGATATGTGGCAGCGATGCGTTCTTCTCTGCCGGCGCTGACATTAAGGAGATGCGAGAGCGCGGCTTTGAGGCAATCGACAATTGCGCGCGCCGTTCTGCCTGGCGGGATGTCGCCAATTTCCCCAAGCCTCTCATTGCCGCAGTCGAGGGCATTTGCTTCGGCGGCGGCCACGAATTGGCACTGCTCGCGGACATCGTGATAGCAGGCGAAGGGGCTGTATTTGGACAGCCTGAGATTAACATCGGGATATTGCCGGGCGACGGCGCGACGCAAAGGCTGACACGCGTGGCTGGCAAATCGCTGGCCATGCTGATGATCCTGAGCGGCCAATCCATCACGGCGCGGATCGCGATGCAGGCCGGCCTTGTGGCGGAAGTTGTCGAAAGCGGCAGGGCGCAGATTCGTGCGGTCCAACTAGCCGATCTGATTGCGCAAAAGCCTCCCCGTTCGGCTGAACTTGCCAAAGCTGCAGTTCTCGCCGCGTTTCAGACCACGCTGGACGCCGGGCTCGAGTTTGAACGCCAAGCCATCCGCTTTGCGTTCAGCACAGCTGACCAGCAGGAAGGCATGAACGCCTTCTTTGAGAAGAGGCCGCCGAACTATCTCGGAAACTAG